The following are from one region of the Salvia splendens isolate huo1 chromosome 2, SspV2, whole genome shotgun sequence genome:
- the LOC121776995 gene encoding uncharacterized mitochondrial protein AtMg00300-like produces the protein MIVSKDEKVLMKAKRKGSLYYMTANIIMLNSSEAHVTMSYRLGVWHARLGHPAMGTVKELAKKGLVQCKDSKTDPTECEECVLGKGKKLPYPKAVHTSSKPLDYAHSDLWGPV, from the coding sequence ATGATAGTGAGCAAGGATGAGAAGGTGCTCATGAAGGCCAAAAGAAAGGGTAGTCTGTATTACATGACTGCAAATATCATCATGTTGAATTCAAGTGAAGCTCATGTTACAATGTCCTATCGTCTGGGAGTTTGGCATGCAAGACTTGGTCACCCTGCCATGGGTACAGTGAAAGAGTTGGCCAAGAAAGGGCTTGTGCAGTGCAAGGATTCTAAGACTGATCCAACAGAATGTGAAGAGTGTGTATTAGGCAAGGGCAAGAAGCTGCCCTATCCAAAGGCAGTGCACACTTCTTCAAAGCCCTTAGATTATGCCCATAGTGACTTATGGGGGCCAGTTTAA